The sequence AAAGCTGTGGAAGCTTGTTCGGAATTTGCTATCGAATTAGGAATCAATATTCCAACAGGGAAAGATTCGCTTTCTATGAAACAAAAATATCCTAATGAAGAAGTCATTTCTCCAGGTACTGTAATCATTTCTGCTGCTGGAAACTGTAATGATATTACTAAAGTCGTAGAACCTGTTTTCCAAAAAGACAAAGGTTCAGTGTACTATATAAATTTATCTCAAGATGCTTTTAAATTGGGAGGAAGTTCCTTCGCTCAAACCCAAAATAAAATTGGTACTGAAACACCAACGATAAAAGATAGTGCTTTCTTTAAAAAAGCATTTAATACGATCCAAGAAGCGATTAAAGCCAATTTAATAGTTGCTGGACATGATATAGGAAGTGGTGGTTTAATTACTACTTTATTAGAAATGTGTTTTGCCGATGTAAATATTGGAGTAACTTTAGATTTTAGTTCGTTTACCGAAAAAGACTTAGTTAAAATTCTTTTCGCTGAAAATATTGCAATTGTTTTACAAGCTAAAGACGATACTATTTTCGAAAAAGCATTTGAAGGAATTGAAGTATTCAAATTAGGAAAAGTTACTAATAGCAGCACTTTAGACCTTGGACTTTTAACTTTTGACATTAACAAATACAGAGAACAGTGGTTTGAAACCTCTTTCCTACTCGATCAAAAACAAACCAAAAACGGAAAATCGCTAGAGCGTTTTGAAAACTTCGCTTACCAACCGTTAAACTATACTTTCCCAACACAATTTACAGGTGAAATTGCTTCGTTTCCAAAAGATAACCGACCAAAAGCAGCCATTATTCGTGAAAAAGGAAGTAATTCGGAGCGTGAAATGGCAAATGCCATGTATTTAGCTGGTTTTGATGTAAAAGACGTTCACATGACCGATTTAATTTCGGGTCGTGAAACTTTAGAAGACATTCAGTTCATTGGAGCTGTTGGAGGGTTCTCTAATTCAGATGTATTAGGAAGTGCTAAAGGTTGGGCTGGAGCGTTTTTATATAATGAAAAAGCCAACACTGCTTTGAAAAACTTCTTCAAAAGAGAAGACACTTTATCCGTTGGAATTTGTAACGGTTGCCAGTTGATGATGGAATTGGAATTAATCAATCCGGACCATGAAGTACATGGAAAAATGCAGCATAACGATTCGCACAAACACGAAAGCAACTTTACTTCGGTAACGATACAAGAGAACAATTCGGTGATGTTAAAAACCTTAGCTGGAAGTACATTAGGGGTTTGGATTTCTCATGGAGAAGGAAAATTCAATTTACCTTACACTGAAGACAAATACAATATTGTTGCCAAATATGGTTACGAAAGTTACCCAGCCAATCCAAATGGCTCTGACTTTAACACAGCAATGATGTGCGACACCACTGGAAGACATTTAGTAATGATGCCACACATTGAACGTTCTACTTTCCCTTGGAACTGGGCACACTATCCAAAAGACAGAAACGATCAAGTTTCTCCTTGGATTGAAGCTTTTGTTAATGCAAGAGAATGGATTGAAAAAAAATAATAAATTCTTTTAAATAATATACAAAAACAGCCTCAGATTCTATATTAGAGGCTGTTTTGTTTTGGGAAATTTTTTATATTTACTTTTAAAATTAAAAACATGAATCGATATAAGTTTCATCACAAAGTTCTATCATTCTTATGCGAAAAATATTTAGCTTATAATAAAGATGATTCACTACAATTTTCTTACACTTCATTAGAAATATCTAAGCAATTAAATATTAACCATTTAAAAACTGAAATAATTCTCTTCGACTTAAAAGAAGATAAAAGCATTAATTATAATAAAACAAAAGGTTTCTACATTGAAGATGGAGCTGGAATTAGCAAGCAAAAATCTAATTTTTACAAATTCAAACATAAAGAACATAAAATTTCAAAAACAAAAGAACTTTTAGCCTTCATTGTTTCAATATTAGCTATTATTTCATTTTGTATTTCTACATATATAAATTTTAAAAAATGAAAATACAACTCAGTCTATACAAAAACGATTTTTTAGAATATCAATTATATACAGATTCAAAGAATAAAAGAATCAGCAAAAAGAAGCGTAATACATGGTTAATGCTTACTTCTTCTTTTCTTTTATTTGCTGTAATTACTTTCTATTATCATGATAAGCAACATAGTTATTTACTTTTTATTATTACTATAATAACATTCCTTTTTTTCCCTTTTTATCAAAGAAAACAATATAAAACTCATTATTCTAAACATATTGAAGAAAATTATTATAATCGTTTTGGGCAAGAATCAACTTTAAACTTTGAAGAGGAATATATCACTTCTAATGATGCTAATTTTGAAACTAAAATGAATTATACAGCATTTGAAGAATTAAACGAAATAAAAGACTATTATTTTATTAAATTAAAAACGGGAGGAAGTCTAATAATACCAAAAAACAAATTGACGAATTCAGAAGAATTCCATCTAGAAATAAATAAAATCGCTGATAAATTCAACTGGAAGAAAAATGTGGAATTAGATTGGAAATGGAAATAAAATGAAAAACCTACTTCAATCAATCACCCTACTCTATTCTATTTTTGCTTTTAGTCAAAACATTTCTGAAATCAATGCAAACCTTAAAATTTCAGATAGTTTAACAAATCAAAAAGAAATTAGAATTTATAAAAAAGAGGGCACTACAAATTATAGCGAACTCCTTCATTTGTATTTTGAAAATGAAAAATGGGAAGCAGTGCAATATAAATACTATACTTCTACTAATTTCAAAAGTCCGACAAAAATTCAGAAAATATTACTGAAAACCGATGAAGATTTAGAACTAGCTTGGATTCAAATTTTGGCTACTAATATTGAGTTTTTACCCAATCAATCTGAAATTGAATACAAACTTCGAGGAAAATTAGAAATCGACAGATTAACTAATGGAGAATATGAGTATTCCTATAAAAAGACCTTGGCTATTGATGGAACAAACTATTTAGTCATGGTTAAAAACTATAATAAACGAAACAAAGTAACATTCGATAATCCAGAAAGATATTTAAAATTATATCCAAACGTAGATGAACTTATCGATTTTTGTAATCTATTAAAAATAATAAATAGTACATTTTCTACTTCAAAAACGCCTAACTTAAAATATTAAAATATTATTTTCTAAATTTGAGCTAACAAACAATAATCAATATGAAAAAAATATTTTTAGCTTGCAGTTTCATTTATTTAGGAGCTTCATGTAATTCAGAAAAAGAATCCAAACCTACAAAACAACACGAAATAATTGGTACTTGGAGACTTTTAACTGGTGTAACTGTCGAAAACAAAGACACTACATTGGTTGATTATACAAAAGGGCAAGAATTAATAAAAATCATCACTCCTACTCATTTCTCATTTTTAAGACATGATCTAAACAATGGAAAAGATTCAACAGCAACATTTGTAGCTGGTGGTGGAAAAGCAAAAATAACATCAGACAAATATACCGAATATCTTGAATATTGTAATTATAGAGATTGGGAAGGTGGAACTTTTGAATTTGATTACAGCATTAAAAATGACACATTAATTATAAAAGGGATAGAAAAGATTGAAAAACTAGGTGTTAATCACTTAAATATAGAAACTTACATAAAAGAGAAATAATCACAATTCGGTGTTAAAAAAAACAAAAATTGTAACATTTATAGCTTAGAATAGTCAAATATTGTAAATACACACTACAACATCGTAGTCTGTTTTTTATTTATTACATAATCATCAATCATTCTAAAAGCTTAAAATTTACATTTTATGAAAACAAAAAATCTAATCATTTTACTACTTATGAGTATCACCACACAAGCCCAACAATTTGTTGGAGACTGGAAAGGAGAACTAGACGTTCAAGGAATGAAATTGGAAATCATATTCCATATTGCACAAAAAGACAATGTATATACTTCAACGATGGACGTACCTATGCAAGGTGCTTCAGGAGTTGCTATAGACAAAACTGAGGTCAACAACAATGCTATCACGTTAAAAGCTCAACAAATGGGAATTGAGTTTGGTGGAGCCTTTAAAAATGGACAAATTGTTGGAGAATTCCGTCAAGGAGGTATGAACCTTCCTCTAACACTATCTTCTTTCGAAAACAAACTACCTGGAAATACGGCTTTACCTTCTTCTAAGCAAGAATTAGATATGCTAAAAGCCTATGATAAAGGAAATTTCAGCTATTCGGTTTCCGATTATTTCGCAAAACCAAAAGCATCAGGATTTCAACTTTCACCTAACGGAAAATACATGTCGTATCGTGAGAAAGATGAAAACAACAAACGTCATGTATATGTTAAAGAATTAGCTACTGGAAACATAAAGAAAGTAATTGAAGAAAAAGAAGAACTACTTCGCGGTTATGGTTGGATAAATGACGAACGTTTATTCTTTTCTATGGATAAAGGTGGTGATGAAAATTACCATATATATGGTGTTAATATTGATGGTAATAATCTAAAAGACCTTACTCCTTTTGATGGTGTACAAGCAAGTATTGATAATATTTTAAAAGAACAAAAAGATTACATTATTGTTTCAATGAACAAAAACAATAAGCAAGTCTTCGAACCTTTCAAACTGAATATCGTTACTGGAGAATTAGTCCAACTGTATAAGAATGAAGATGTAGCAAATCCTATTCAAGGTTATGAGTTTGACAAAGATGGAAACCTTAGAGGCTTTAGTAAGCTAGCCAATGGTGTTCAAAATGAAATGTACTATAAAGACAATAAAACAGGAGAATTTAATTTACTTTTAACTACTAATTGGGATGATACCTTTAGTATAATAAGTTTCAATTATGCTTCGAAAAACAAAGACGAAGCCTACGTTTTAACTAATTTAGATAGTGACAAAACTCGCGTTGTTTTATACGATTTAGCTGCAAAGAAAGTCCTTAAAGAAATATTCTCGAACCCTACATTCGATGTAAACGGATTAAAGTTAGCAAGAAAGAGAAACTACGAAATTGATAATTTCTCTTATGAAGGAGAAAAATATGAAATCATACCTGTAAGTAAACTATACAAAGATATTTACGGTCAAATGAAGAAAGAATTCCCAAATAAAGAAGCTTATATTGTTGATTATGATGACAATGAAACGCAGTTTTTAGTTGTAGTTCAAAGTGATAAATTATATGGTACATATTACCAATATGATGCTAAAACAAAGAAATTTAAATTATTATATGATTTAATGCCACAGTTAAAAGAAGCTGATATGGCAGAAATGAGACCTATACAATTTAAAAGTAGAGATGGAAAAACGATTTATGGTTACATCACTTTACCAAAAGAAGCTTTACAAGGTAAAAAAGTACCCTTAATTGTAAATCCACATGGTGGACCACAAGGCGTAAGAGATTCATGGGGTTTTAATCCAGAAACACAACTATTCGCTAGTCGTGGATATGCTACTCTACAAGTTAATTTTAGAATATCTGGTGGTTATGGAAAAGAGTTTTTGCAAGCTGGTTTCAAGCAAATAGGTAGAAAATTAATGGATGATGTGGAAGATGGTGTGGCATATGCTATTGAGCAAGGTTGGGTAGACAAAGATAAAATCGCTATTTATGGAGGAAGTCATGGTGGTTATGCTACTCTAATGGGCTTAGTAAAAACTCCCGATTTATATGCTTGTGGTGTAAACTATGTTGGAGTATCTAATATTTTTACCTTCTTCGATTCTTTTCCAGAATATTGGAAACCTTACAAAGAAATTGTAAAACAAATTTGGTATGATTTAGATAATCCAGAAGAAGCTGCAATTGCTAAAGAAGTTTCACCTGTATTCCAAATTAACAAAATCAAAAAACCACTGTTTGTAATTCAAGGTGCTAATGATCCTCGTGTAAATATTTCAGAATCCGATCAAATTGTAACTGGATTGAGAGCCAAAGGATTTGAAGTACCTTATATGGTAAAGTATGATGAAGGACATGGTTTTGGTAAAGAAGAAAATTCAATTGATATGTATGAAGCTACTTTAGGTTTCTTAGCTAAAAACCTAAAGAAATAAAGAGCAACAATTTAAAAATACACTAAGGCAGTTTCTTAATTGAAATTGCCTTTTTTAGTGTCAAAAAATTACATTCCATATACTGTTGATTTTTAAAGTTATGCTTATATTTCGGAAAAATAACAACAATGAAAAAAACAATCTTTATAACTACAATTTTAACCCTTTTCATGTCTTGCAACAAAGTAAAAGAGACAACAAAAGAAACAATTAACAAAACAGGAGAAACTGTTGGGAAATCGGCTACAGAATTTTTTGATGGTGTATCAGATGGCGTTGAAAAAACACTAGAATGCGAGATTACATTGAGTTCTCAACTTATTGAAAAAGGCTTAAAAACTGGAAAGTATGAAGTTAAAAGTAATTTAAATAATGGAAAAGACAATGTATTAGTTTTATACTTAATTTTCGATAAAGACATTGACCAAACATTGTATTTAAAAGCATTCGATAAGAAAAATGTCGAAATTGGAAGAAGTAAATTAGAAGTCACTGGTAAAAAAGGAGAAGCTGAGTATTTTGATTTTCAATTTAACGATAGAACAGATATAGAATCAAAAAGCAAAATTAGTATTGAATAAACTTAAGAAAAATGAAAATAAAAGAAAACAAAGTAATTGATAGTTTAAAATAATAAACAATACTAGAAGCTTAAAGGTTACTGTTCCAAGATTTTTTTTTATCATTTTTGATACAACCATTGTGCAAGAAGAACAAAAATATACAATAATCTTACACTTCTAAATTTAACTTAAACACAAATTCTTAGAAAAAATAAAAGAGTTGTAATATAAAAATTACAACTCTTTTTATTTTACAGAAAATCTTAATTAGTTCTTAATAAACTTCTTAACTACACTTCCATCAATAGTTTTAACATTAATAAAATAAACACCCGAATTTAAATCAGAAACATTCATTTCTACATTCGTGTTATTCGCTTTATTATCTTTTACAATTCTACCATTAATATCTGTAACAGTAATCGATTGTAATTCAAAATCAGGAGATGAAATATTTAATACATCATTTACAGGATTAGGATAGATTGAAATATTCGCAGAAGACGAATTAAAATCATTAGTTGATAAATTTGTATCTAATGTAATCGTATCTAAAAATAAAAATGTTTCAGTAGCACCTACAGCAGAATTATTATGAATTCCAAAGTAATAAATACCAGGAGTTGGAGCAGTAAATGTTGCTGTATGAGTAACATAACTAGCATCACTATTATTTGTAAAAGACTGAACTATTGTAGCCTGACCTGCAGCAGATTGTGAATCACCAACAGTTAAATCAAAAGCCATTGGAGAAACTGTTGCTGTTGAGTATAATCTTGTTTTAAAAGATACCGTTACAACTTCACCAGAAGCTAATTCCATACCTCTAAAATACCCTCTTCTATCAGACTGTGCTGTTGTACTATTAAATGTATATATCGCTACTCCTGCACCACCATCTGCATAATTAGCAGGTGTTGTTGTACCAGTAGAATTAAACGTAGCAAATTGACCTGCAAATCCATCAGTATAATTATTTGCAGCTGATTCAAAATCATTAGAATAAGGCAATCCTACTGGAAGATACCCATAAAAAGGTCCTGCCCATGTACTTTTATCAGATGGACCACAATTACCTCTTACATAATATCTAAAATTAGTCGATGCCGGAATAGATGCAATGTTTGCTGTTGAATATGCTAACGCTCCTGAAGCCGCAGTTATCATTGTACCATACTCTACTGGTGTAGAAAAATCATTACTCCAATCTACATCATAATTTGCTGGTTGTGGACTAGCTTGATCCCAATATAAATTAGCTTCAGTTGTTGACACATATTCAGGTAAATAAAAATCAGCTGGAGCTGGTGCAAAACAAGTTGCTGGTGTAAATGTTAAATCAAAAGAATGATTATCATCCTCCCAATTATTATCCCATAAAATATAATATGCTGTTCCTGCAGTAACTGCCACATTAGTAATAGCAGATCTATAATTTGATCCAGAAACATCATCATTAGAAGAAACACAAGTCCAAGGACCTGCACAAGAACCTGTTAAAAGGCTTAATCTAGTATCTGCACCTGCAACATTAGCTGCAATATCAGAAGTAACTGTTAATATTCCAGAAAGAGATGGAGTATATCTAAACCATCTTGCATGTGGAGTTGCGCTATCATTACCTGCAAAACAAACTGTTTCAGAAGGATAGGTCCCCATAGTTAAATCACCGATAGAATAAGTCCCGTTAGCAGAAATAACTGTTGGTGCTGCACAAGTAGTACCCCCTTGTCCAAAAGAATTAAAACCAATAGCCAATAAGCTAAGTAGTAGTGTTTTTTTCATAATTTATTATTATTTTTTGTTAGTTTGTGGTAAATATAATCAAAAAATAAAATAATCATAAAAAAATAGCCAAAAAAACTTACTTTTAACATATATTTAATATAAACGGCAAATAATAATATTGCCGTCTATATTTAAAATTTAATCAATTAATTTTTCACAAATTTCTTAACTGACTTACCTTTTTCAGTATGAATATTTATAAAGTAAATTCCAGAATTCAATTCAGAAACATTAATTTCTGTTCTATTTTTACCAACAGAAGTAAATTCTTTAATAATTCTTCCATTTGTATCTAAAATCTCGGCTTTTTCAATATTAAACTCACTACCTATATTTAAAATAGAATTTACAGGATTTGGATACAATTTAAAGTCGGCTTTTTCAAAATTTGAAGAACTTAATGTTCCTCCAGTTATTTGAACATCATCAATTGCTAATCTGTATTGATTTGCTGTAGAAAAGCAATTAAATCCTAAATAATAATCACCTGTTATTGAAGGTGTAAAACTTAAATCAGCTTGAGTCCAAGTTTGAAGTGTTATTCCACTATAAGTTTGTAATGTATTTGTTTGAGCTGCAACAATTTTATCATTACCAATTGTTACTTTAAAATTTTCTGGATATGCTGTTGCACCATCTGCAGTTTTGTATTTAAACTTAATTGAATAACTTGTACCTGCTGTTAAATATAAACGTCTTGAAAATAACCATGCATTAGCAGCATTAGTTGTATGATAATTATATCCTGCATAAGCTGTACCTTCTGCTGCTGCAGGTATTGGTGCTGCTTGAGTATATATTCCCCAATTATTTCCAGTACCAGCATTTAATAAAGACCAATCTTGACTTGTTTCAAAACCATAAGAGTAAGGTGGTATTGCAGCTGAAAATACTGTTGTAAAATTATACGGCCCAGCCCATATGCTTTCATTTGGTGCAGTACACGATTTTTTAATGTAATAACTATAATTAGTACCCGAATTTAAACTTGTTAATGTATATGGAGATGAAATTGAATTATATGTTACCCCAGTACCTAATGAAAAACCTGTAACACCATATTGAATTGAAAAATTAGCTCCAGTACCTGTCCATGATACATTTGCACCAGTTTCAGTAATTAATGATGTTGTAACACCATTCGGTGAAGCACAAACCACATTCTTTCCTAAAAATGTTTGAGGTCTCCAATTTGAGTCTGTTAAAGTAGTTTGTAGAGCAGTTGTACTTTGAGCACTTTTCAACCCATTTGTTAAAGTTGTACTACAAGATGCTACATTACCTGTTGTTGCAACAGTACCTGATGCATTTTGATAATCAAATGCAATATAAAGTCCTCCACCAGTATATGTAAAAGCAGATCCACCAGCAAACATATGATTTAACTGACCCACTGATGCTGGAATAGTAAGTGTACTATTACTGACAGTAGTCATACCAGTAATTGCTGTAGCCCAAGTATTCGATTTTAAATTTGTTGCATCAGTAGTATTTTGCATATACACTGTATAATTACCTGTAGTAGCAACATTTTGAGCTGTTGAATAACTAAAGCCTATTGCATTAATTACATCTCCATTTATCAAACCAGATGCAGTTACTTCTGTGGCAGTAATCAAATATACAGTTCTGGAATAACGTTGTAGACCTTGAGGTGCTCTTGAATTACCCGAAGTTGAGCCATTGCTTAAGAGTGCATTATAAAATTGAGTCTCTTGTGAGTGAGAAAAAAAACTAACAAAAGTTAGCAATAATAGTAATAATTTTTTCATTTTTTTCATTTTTAGTTTAGACAAATCTATACTAAAAAACATTGCGAAATATCTAAAAATTAATACTACACAAAGATTTATTCTTTAAACAAAAAAGAGGCAATAAAGAGCCTCTTTTATATTTTAAAATCAGTAAAACGTTAAAAAAACAATAATTTTTTAACAAAAATTACTTATTTTAACATTAATAATTTACATTTATTACAAATAAGTCTTAGAGAATAAATAAAAATCCGCGAGTACTATTGCTGCCATCGCTTCAACAATAGGTACAGCTCTAGGAACAACACATGGATCATGTCTTCCTTTTCCTTGTTGTTCAATAATATTACCTTTATTGTCTAATACTTCTTGTTTTTGTAAAAGTGTAGCTACTGG is a genomic window of Flavobacterium jumunjinense containing:
- a CDS encoding YcxB family protein; the encoded protein is MKIQLSLYKNDFLEYQLYTDSKNKRISKKKRNTWLMLTSSFLLFAVITFYYHDKQHSYLLFIITIITFLFFPFYQRKQYKTHYSKHIEENYYNRFGQESTLNFEEEYITSNDANFETKMNYTAFEELNEIKDYYFIKLKTGGSLIIPKNKLTNSEEFHLEINKIADKFNWKKNVELDWKWK
- a CDS encoding lipocalin-like domain-containing protein, which gives rise to MKKIFLACSFIYLGASCNSEKESKPTKQHEIIGTWRLLTGVTVENKDTTLVDYTKGQELIKIITPTHFSFLRHDLNNGKDSTATFVAGGGKAKITSDKYTEYLEYCNYRDWEGGTFEFDYSIKNDTLIIKGIEKIEKLGVNHLNIETYIKEK
- a CDS encoding S9 family peptidase gives rise to the protein MKTKNLIILLLMSITTQAQQFVGDWKGELDVQGMKLEIIFHIAQKDNVYTSTMDVPMQGASGVAIDKTEVNNNAITLKAQQMGIEFGGAFKNGQIVGEFRQGGMNLPLTLSSFENKLPGNTALPSSKQELDMLKAYDKGNFSYSVSDYFAKPKASGFQLSPNGKYMSYREKDENNKRHVYVKELATGNIKKVIEEKEELLRGYGWINDERLFFSMDKGGDENYHIYGVNIDGNNLKDLTPFDGVQASIDNILKEQKDYIIVSMNKNNKQVFEPFKLNIVTGELVQLYKNEDVANPIQGYEFDKDGNLRGFSKLANGVQNEMYYKDNKTGEFNLLLTTNWDDTFSIISFNYASKNKDEAYVLTNLDSDKTRVVLYDLAAKKVLKEIFSNPTFDVNGLKLARKRNYEIDNFSYEGEKYEIIPVSKLYKDIYGQMKKEFPNKEAYIVDYDDNETQFLVVVQSDKLYGTYYQYDAKTKKFKLLYDLMPQLKEADMAEMRPIQFKSRDGKTIYGYITLPKEALQGKKVPLIVNPHGGPQGVRDSWGFNPETQLFASRGYATLQVNFRISGGYGKEFLQAGFKQIGRKLMDDVEDGVAYAIEQGWVDKDKIAIYGGSHGGYATLMGLVKTPDLYACGVNYVGVSNIFTFFDSFPEYWKPYKEIVKQIWYDLDNPEEAAIAKEVSPVFQINKIKKPLFVIQGANDPRVNISESDQIVTGLRAKGFEVPYMVKYDEGHGFGKEENSIDMYEATLGFLAKNLKK
- a CDS encoding T9SS type A sorting domain-containing protein yields the protein MKKTLLLSLLAIGFNSFGQGGTTCAAPTVISANGTYSIGDLTMGTYPSETVCFAGNDSATPHARWFRYTPSLSGILTVTSDIAANVAGADTRLSLLTGSCAGPWTCVSSNDDVSGSNYRSAITNVAVTAGTAYYILWDNNWEDDNHSFDLTFTPATCFAPAPADFYLPEYVSTTEANLYWDQASPQPANYDVDWSNDFSTPVEYGTMITAASGALAYSTANIASIPASTNFRYYVRGNCGPSDKSTWAGPFYGYLPVGLPYSNDFESAANNYTDGFAGQFATFNSTGTTTPANYADGGAGVAIYTFNSTTAQSDRRGYFRGMELASGEVVTVSFKTRLYSTATVSPMAFDLTVGDSQSAAGQATIVQSFTNNSDASYVTHTATFTAPTPGIYYFGIHNNSAVGATETFLFLDTITLDTNLSTNDFNSSSANISIYPNPVNDVLNISSPDFELQSITVTDINGRIVKDNKANNTNVEMNVSDLNSGVYFINVKTIDGSVVKKFIKN
- a CDS encoding T9SS type A sorting domain-containing protein, with product MKKLLLLLLTFVSFFSHSQETQFYNALLSNGSTSGNSRAPQGLQRYSRTVYLITATEVTASGLINGDVINAIGFSYSTAQNVATTGNYTVYMQNTTDATNLKSNTWATAITGMTTVSNSTLTIPASVGQLNHMFAGGSAFTYTGGGLYIAFDYQNASGTVATTGNVASCSTTLTNGLKSAQSTTALQTTLTDSNWRPQTFLGKNVVCASPNGVTTSLITETGANVSWTGTGANFSIQYGVTGFSLGTGVTYNSISSPYTLTSLNSGTNYSYYIKKSCTAPNESIWAGPYNFTTVFSAAIPPYSYGFETSQDWSLLNAGTGNNWGIYTQAAPIPAAAEGTAYAGYNYHTTNAANAWLFSRRLYLTAGTSYSIKFKYKTADGATAYPENFKVTIGNDKIVAAQTNTLQTYSGITLQTWTQADLSFTPSITGDYYLGFNCFSTANQYRLAIDDVQITGGTLSSSNFEKADFKLYPNPVNSILNIGSEFNIEKAEILDTNGRIIKEFTSVGKNRTEINVSELNSGIYFINIHTEKGKSVKKFVKN